Proteins from a genomic interval of Bacteroidota bacterium:
- a CDS encoding glycosyltransferase family 2 protein — MPLPKISVVTPSFNQAGFLEQNIQSVLDQHYPDVEHIIIDGGSTDGTLDILKKHSHLCWVSEPDRGQTHALNKGFERATGDIIGWLNSDDTYFPDIFRMVASQFEDPKVMVLCGDGFEIDENGKQTHPMLSRATDPEVLIKYWKWRYEYLQPAFFFRRTVFDEVGFLEESLYYVMDYDFFIRLGLRYPMTYLPKPLANLRLHSTSKTGTNIRKIIPGYILEMHKVSRRYWGRPTEFRYYGYLISFLGAVVLSILKNILFLKGSKSRMIVERTLSPTSRGGGV, encoded by the coding sequence ATGCCATTGCCGAAAATATCAGTGGTCACCCCCTCATTCAACCAGGCGGGTTTTCTCGAACAGAATATTCAGAGCGTGCTCGACCAGCATTATCCCGATGTCGAGCACATCATCATCGACGGGGGGTCGACTGATGGCACGCTTGATATCTTGAAGAAACATTCACATCTCTGCTGGGTTTCCGAGCCCGACCGCGGCCAGACCCACGCTCTGAACAAAGGCTTTGAACGGGCCACCGGAGATATCATCGGATGGCTCAATTCCGATGATACCTACTTCCCCGACATTTTTCGCATGGTGGCGAGCCAGTTCGAAGATCCGAAAGTGATGGTCCTCTGCGGCGATGGTTTTGAGATTGATGAGAATGGAAAGCAAACGCACCCGATGTTGTCGAGAGCGACGGATCCGGAGGTGCTGATCAAATACTGGAAGTGGAGATACGAGTATCTCCAGCCTGCATTCTTTTTCCGGCGAACCGTTTTTGACGAGGTTGGCTTTCTCGAAGAGAGCCTTTACTACGTCATGGACTACGATTTTTTTATACGGCTCGGGCTTCGCTATCCCATGACCTATCTGCCGAAGCCGCTCGCCAATCTGCGGTTGCACTCCACGTCAAAGACCGGGACAAATATCCGGAAAATCATTCCCGGATATATTCTGGAAATGCACAAGGTATCACGGAGGTACTGGGGGAGGCCGACTGAGTTCCGGTATTACGGATATTTGATATCATTCCTGGGCGCGGTGGTTCTTTCGATCCTCAAGAATATCCTCTTCTTGAAGGGTTCCAAGTCCAGGATGATTGTCGAACGAACCCTCAGTCCGACTTCTCGCGGAGGCGGAGTCTGA